From the Pseudarthrobacter sp. MM222 genome, one window contains:
- a CDS encoding ABC transporter permease, which yields MTPDFNTSKHGAAPAQRHIEHFVADFSETPLLATDRVKEDNAPLSLWGEAWRNLRKQPLFLISAILILVVVAVSLFPGLFSQIDPSSEACQLANSDAGPADGHPLGFTQQGCDVYARVIFGTRSSVTVGLFTTIGVLLIGGVMGALAGYYGGWVDGVLARINDIFFALPLILGAIVLMQLPMFRANRTAWTLVLILVTFGWPQIARITRGAVIEVRNADFVTAARSLGVSKFGALMRHVMPNSLAPIIVVATISLGTFIVAESTLSFLGIGLPPSVMSWGNDIQAAQASLRSNPMPLLYPAIALSITVLSFIMLGDALRDALDPKARKR from the coding sequence ATGACTCCTGATTTCAACACCTCAAAGCACGGCGCCGCTCCCGCGCAGCGCCACATCGAGCACTTTGTTGCAGACTTCTCAGAGACGCCCCTCCTGGCGACAGACCGGGTCAAAGAGGACAACGCGCCGCTGAGCCTCTGGGGCGAGGCATGGCGGAACCTGCGCAAGCAACCGCTGTTCCTGATCTCCGCTATCCTGATCCTCGTCGTCGTCGCCGTGTCGCTGTTCCCCGGACTCTTCTCCCAGATCGATCCGTCCTCCGAGGCGTGCCAGCTGGCCAACTCTGACGCGGGTCCCGCCGACGGCCACCCGCTCGGGTTCACCCAGCAGGGCTGCGACGTCTACGCGCGCGTCATCTTCGGCACCCGGTCATCCGTAACGGTGGGCCTGTTCACCACCATCGGGGTGCTCCTGATCGGCGGCGTCATGGGCGCCCTGGCCGGCTACTACGGCGGCTGGGTGGATGGCGTCCTGGCGCGCATCAACGACATCTTCTTCGCACTGCCGCTCATCCTGGGCGCCATCGTGCTGATGCAGCTGCCGATGTTCCGCGCCAACCGGACGGCCTGGACGCTGGTGCTGATCCTGGTCACCTTCGGCTGGCCGCAGATTGCCCGCATCACCCGTGGGGCAGTCATCGAGGTCCGCAACGCGGACTTTGTCACGGCAGCGCGGTCCCTCGGTGTATCGAAGTTCGGGGCGCTCATGCGCCACGTCATGCCGAACTCGCTGGCGCCGATCATCGTCGTCGCAACGATTTCGCTGGGCACGTTCATCGTGGCCGAATCCACGCTGTCCTTCCTCGGCATCGGGCTGCCGCCCAGCGTCATGTCATGGGGCAACGACATCCAGGCGGCGCAGGCCTCGCTGCGGTCCAATCCGATGCCGCTGCTCTATCCGGCCATCGCGCTGTCCATCACCGTCCTGAGCTTCATCATGCTGGGCGATGCCCTCCGCGATGCTCTCGATCCCAAAGCGCGCAAGCGATGA
- a CDS encoding ABC transporter permease yields MTTYVLKRFLQLIPVFLGATLLVYFLVFSLPGDPIVALFGDKPVNEAVAAKLRAQYHLDQPFWIQYLLYLKSIFTFDLGQDFSGRPIAAVLSEVFPVTARLAVMALIFEAVFGILFGLIAGLRKGKFFDATVLVASLIVIGIPIFVLGFLLQFFIGVQLGWAKPTVSSAATIQDLILPAIVLGLGSFAYVLRLTRTSVIENMSADYVRTATAKGLSRFRVVRVHILRNSLIPVITFLGADLGSLMGGAIVTEGIFNVPGVGNRLYRAVLSGEGPTVVSIVTVLVLIYCLSNLLVDLLYAWLDPRIRYDS; encoded by the coding sequence ATGACGACCTACGTTCTCAAGCGTTTCCTGCAACTGATTCCCGTCTTCCTGGGCGCAACCCTGCTGGTCTATTTCCTGGTCTTCAGCCTCCCCGGAGACCCCATCGTGGCACTCTTCGGCGACAAACCCGTCAATGAGGCGGTAGCGGCGAAGCTGCGGGCCCAGTACCACCTGGACCAGCCGTTCTGGATCCAATACCTGCTTTACCTGAAGAGCATCTTCACCTTTGACCTCGGCCAGGACTTCTCCGGACGCCCCATCGCTGCGGTCCTCAGCGAAGTCTTCCCCGTCACCGCCCGCCTCGCCGTGATGGCCCTTATTTTCGAGGCTGTCTTTGGCATCCTCTTTGGCCTCATCGCCGGTCTGCGCAAGGGCAAGTTCTTTGACGCCACGGTTCTGGTGGCCTCCCTGATCGTCATCGGTATCCCGATCTTCGTGCTCGGGTTCCTGCTGCAGTTCTTCATCGGCGTCCAGCTCGGCTGGGCCAAACCGACGGTCAGCTCCGCGGCGACCATCCAGGACCTGATCCTGCCGGCAATCGTCCTCGGGCTGGGCTCGTTCGCGTACGTCCTCAGGCTGACGCGCACCAGCGTGATCGAGAACATGAGTGCCGACTACGTGCGCACCGCCACGGCCAAGGGCCTGTCCCGTTTTCGGGTGGTCCGCGTGCACATCCTGCGCAACTCCCTCATCCCGGTCATCACGTTCCTCGGCGCGGACCTCGGCAGCCTGATGGGCGGCGCGATCGTCACCGAAGGCATCTTCAATGTGCCGGGCGTCGGCAACCGGCTATACCGCGCCGTGCTGTCAGGGGAAGGCCCGACTGTGGTCTCGATTGTCACCGTTCTGGTTCTGATCTACTGCCTCTCCAACCTGCTCGTTGACCTGCTGTACGCCTGGCTTGACCCGAGGATCCGCTATGACTCCTGA
- a CDS encoding peptide ABC transporter substrate-binding protein, whose protein sequence is MRFQRTSKALGMMAIAALALTGCGAGGGATASGSGSTGGDTSKVILADGSEPQRPLMPADTNEVGGGKVIDMIFAGLVSYDPSGKPVNELAESIEGTDGQNFTIKIKKDQKFTNGEAITAKSFVDSWNFGAAAKNAQLSGGFFESIKGYDEASAEGSTVDTMSGLKVVDDQTFTVELKQPESDWPLRLGYTAFVPVPSGALADPKGFGEKPVGNGPYKLAEGGWQHNVQIQLVPNPEYNGPRKAKNAGVTFKIFQNDDAAYQDLLSNNLDILQTIPTSALKNFKSDLGDRTINKPYAGNQTIAIPEYLPEWSGEAGKLRRQAISMAINREEITKVIFSGARQPAKDFTAPVLDGYSDSIPGSENLKFDATKAKEAWAKADAIQKWDASKTFDIAYNADKGGHKAWVEAVVNQLKNTLGIKVEGKPYATFKEARNDATAKTLTGSIRAGWQADYPSLYNFLGPIYKTGAGSNDADYANPTFDKAISDGLNASTVADGNKAMNKAQEILLQDLPAIPLWYQVAQGGWSDKVTNVDYGWDGVPLYYNVTGK, encoded by the coding sequence ATGCGTTTTCAGCGCACTTCCAAAGCACTGGGCATGATGGCTATCGCCGCACTTGCCCTGACAGGATGCGGTGCCGGTGGCGGCGCGACGGCATCGGGCAGCGGCAGCACCGGTGGCGACACCAGCAAAGTTATCCTCGCGGACGGCTCTGAGCCCCAGCGCCCCCTGATGCCGGCCGACACCAATGAGGTCGGCGGCGGCAAGGTCATCGACATGATCTTCGCCGGCCTCGTCAGCTACGACCCGAGCGGCAAGCCCGTCAATGAACTCGCCGAGTCCATTGAGGGCACCGACGGCCAGAACTTCACCATCAAGATCAAAAAGGACCAGAAGTTCACCAACGGCGAGGCCATCACGGCAAAGTCGTTCGTCGACTCGTGGAACTTCGGTGCTGCAGCCAAGAACGCACAGCTCAGCGGCGGCTTCTTCGAAAGCATCAAGGGTTACGACGAAGCCAGCGCAGAAGGTTCCACCGTTGACACCATGTCCGGCCTGAAGGTCGTTGACGACCAGACGTTCACCGTGGAACTCAAGCAGCCCGAATCCGACTGGCCGCTGCGCCTTGGCTACACCGCCTTTGTCCCGGTTCCCTCCGGTGCGCTCGCCGACCCCAAGGGTTTCGGTGAAAAGCCCGTTGGCAACGGCCCGTACAAGCTGGCGGAGGGCGGCTGGCAGCACAACGTGCAGATCCAGCTCGTTCCGAACCCGGAGTACAACGGCCCCCGCAAGGCTAAGAACGCCGGTGTGACGTTCAAGATCTTCCAGAACGACGACGCCGCGTACCAGGACCTGCTGTCCAACAACCTGGACATCCTGCAGACCATCCCCACCAGCGCGCTGAAGAACTTCAAATCCGACCTCGGCGACCGCACCATCAACAAGCCCTACGCCGGCAACCAGACCATCGCCATCCCGGAATACCTGCCGGAATGGAGCGGTGAGGCCGGCAAGCTTCGCCGCCAGGCCATCTCCATGGCCATCAACCGTGAAGAAATCACCAAGGTGATCTTCAGCGGAGCACGCCAGCCGGCCAAGGACTTCACGGCTCCCGTGCTGGACGGCTACAGCGACTCCATCCCCGGTTCCGAGAACCTGAAGTTTGACGCCACCAAGGCCAAGGAAGCCTGGGCCAAGGCCGACGCCATCCAGAAGTGGGATGCCTCGAAGACCTTTGACATCGCCTACAACGCCGACAAGGGCGGACACAAGGCATGGGTTGAAGCAGTTGTGAACCAGCTGAAGAACACCCTCGGCATCAAGGTTGAAGGCAAGCCCTACGCGACCTTCAAGGAAGCCCGCAATGACGCCACGGCCAAGACCCTGACCGGTTCCATCCGCGCCGGCTGGCAGGCAGACTACCCGTCGCTGTACAACTTCCTCGGCCCGATCTACAAGACCGGTGCCGGGTCCAACGACGCCGACTACGCCAACCCGACGTTCGACAAGGCCATCTCCGACGGCCTGAACGCCTCCACGGTTGCCGACGGCAACAAGGCCATGAACAAGGCCCAGGAAATCCTGCTGCAGGATCTCCCGGCCATCCCCTTGTGGTACCAGGTCGCCCAAGGCGGCTGGAGCGACAAGGTAACCAACGTTGACTACGGCTGGGACGGCGTCCCGCTGTACTACAACGTCACCGGCAAGTAA
- a CDS encoding ABC transporter family substrate-binding protein, with amino-acid sequence MRLRMTARVAVMAAAVALVLSACSGNSEVATPTLAVAPSVSDGSATVVEVNAFSTFNPNTAQGNTDINAKISYATHSGFFYIDNKLNIVRNEKFGRMEKTSDNPLTVKYTVNEGVKWSDGTPVTAADLLLQWAAFSGFYDDADAEAGTGTSYFSYAGDRSGAATTDFPELGADNRSMTLKYSKPVADWEVAFGGPGIDIPAHVLARKSGLNDVDALIDLLRRSPRGESGAPEPANAQLRAIADMWNTGFDTKTLPADPMLYLSNGPYIVRSVEPDQSLTMVRNKDYNWGPEPKLDEITVRYIGSAAAQVQTLKNNDADIIALQASAGTMDQLAALQSQGVTAEVGNQLAYDHLDLNFTGPFAEKNVREAFLETVPRREIVDKIVKGLDTNAAPLDSQVFFPDQAAYAGAVLDNGSAAYRDVDIEAAKRLLNGASPEIRILYDRDNPNRVQAYSLIRESASRAGFRIVDGGLGASDWGRALGGGTYDAAIFGWISAGVGVAGVPQVFKTGSDSNFNGFGDPDADRLMDELITTTERSKQDDLLLQIDRKIWNSAYGVPLFQTVGVVAYGKNITGVKFAPSQTGVWWNFWEWDQVKTPAGAS; translated from the coding sequence ATGCGCTTGCGTATGACTGCAAGGGTCGCGGTTATGGCGGCGGCTGTTGCCCTGGTCCTCAGTGCCTGCTCAGGCAACAGCGAGGTCGCCACCCCCACGCTTGCCGTGGCGCCGAGCGTGTCCGATGGGTCGGCAACAGTGGTCGAGGTGAACGCTTTTAGCACGTTCAATCCCAACACCGCCCAGGGCAACACCGACATTAACGCGAAGATCAGCTACGCCACCCACTCCGGTTTTTTTTACATCGACAACAAGCTGAACATCGTCCGCAACGAAAAGTTCGGCCGGATGGAAAAGACCTCGGATAACCCGCTGACGGTCAAGTACACGGTCAACGAGGGCGTGAAGTGGTCGGACGGAACGCCCGTCACGGCAGCGGATCTGCTGTTGCAGTGGGCCGCCTTCTCCGGGTTCTACGACGACGCCGACGCGGAAGCCGGTACCGGAACGTCCTACTTCTCCTATGCGGGGGACAGGAGCGGAGCTGCGACGACCGACTTTCCGGAATTAGGCGCGGACAACCGCTCCATGACCCTGAAGTATTCCAAGCCTGTCGCCGACTGGGAGGTCGCTTTCGGCGGCCCCGGGATCGACATCCCGGCCCACGTCCTCGCCAGGAAATCCGGGCTGAACGACGTCGACGCCCTCATTGACCTCCTGAGGCGTTCGCCGCGCGGCGAATCCGGGGCACCGGAGCCCGCCAATGCCCAGCTCCGGGCGATTGCAGACATGTGGAATACCGGCTTCGATACCAAGACGTTGCCGGCCGATCCCATGCTGTACCTGTCGAACGGTCCCTACATCGTCAGATCGGTCGAGCCGGACCAGTCCCTGACCATGGTCAGGAACAAGGACTACAACTGGGGCCCGGAACCGAAACTGGACGAAATTACCGTCCGCTACATCGGGTCCGCCGCGGCCCAGGTGCAGACCCTTAAGAACAACGACGCCGATATTATCGCCCTGCAGGCGTCCGCCGGAACAATGGACCAGCTCGCCGCATTGCAAAGCCAGGGCGTCACGGCAGAAGTGGGCAACCAGCTCGCCTATGACCATCTCGACTTGAACTTCACGGGCCCCTTTGCGGAAAAGAATGTCCGCGAGGCATTTCTGGAAACCGTGCCGCGCAGGGAGATTGTCGACAAGATCGTCAAGGGGCTTGACACGAACGCCGCGCCGCTCGATTCGCAGGTGTTCTTTCCCGACCAGGCAGCTTACGCCGGCGCGGTCCTTGACAACGGTTCCGCTGCCTATCGGGACGTGGACATCGAGGCCGCAAAGAGGCTGTTGAACGGCGCCTCCCCGGAAATTCGCATCCTGTACGACCGGGACAACCCCAACCGTGTCCAGGCCTATTCGTTGATCCGCGAGTCTGCCAGCCGGGCCGGCTTCCGGATCGTCGACGGCGGCCTGGGCGCCTCTGACTGGGGCCGGGCGCTGGGCGGCGGCACCTACGACGCCGCCATCTTCGGCTGGATTAGCGCCGGCGTCGGTGTGGCCGGCGTTCCGCAGGTCTTCAAGACGGGCAGTGACTCCAACTTCAACGGGTTTGGCGACCCCGACGCCGACAGGCTGATGGACGAGCTGATCACCACGACCGAGCGCAGCAAGCAGGACGATCTCCTCCTGCAAATCGACAGGAAGATCTGGAATTCCGCCTACGGCGTGCCGCTGTTCCAGACCGTCGGCGTTGTCGCGTACGGCAAGAACATCACCGGCGTGAAGTTCGCGCCGAGTCAGACCGGCGTCTGGTGGAACTTCTGGGAGTGGGACCAGGTCAAAACACCTGCAGGGGCCAGTTAA
- a CDS encoding sensor histidine kinase → MRWRLIGAFMLITFLVVLVQDIPLGNYLVRVERDRITTSLERDAFLLGGRSADALKAGGPFPSEVAADVRRYGQASGARVVVVDAAGTAVATSDDDQSATGSVYSSRPEIAAALTGQINAGQRYSQSLGQELLYVSVPVLSGESISGAVRLSYPASVVSDQVEGQLRSIWSVAATTVLLAGILAFFMARAVTRRLQQLRTATELLADGNLDTRTEEGVGAPELRTLAAAFNRMADRLKHLLEQQRGFASDASHQLRTPLTGLRLRLENALDAIPTDPGAARTMVAASLEETYRLQRIIDGLLLLSRAEGQSLAPVRINLSDVLRTRKEQWDDLAEETGVRISLVAPPAAHILVLPGAAEQIIDNLIDNALAVAPAGSQVQLVVARGEQPGITELHVLDEGPGLSPEDCQRAFNRFWRGTAGSEGTGLGLSVVRQLAQASGATAALAPRTLEPATGATGLDACVKFRTSA, encoded by the coding sequence ATGAGATGGCGGTTGATCGGCGCCTTCATGCTCATCACCTTCCTTGTCGTACTGGTGCAGGACATTCCGTTGGGCAACTACCTCGTCCGCGTCGAACGCGACCGGATCACCACGTCCCTTGAACGCGATGCGTTCCTACTGGGCGGCAGGTCCGCGGATGCCTTGAAGGCGGGCGGTCCGTTTCCAAGCGAGGTGGCCGCCGACGTGCGCCGGTACGGCCAGGCCAGCGGCGCCCGGGTAGTGGTAGTCGACGCGGCGGGGACGGCCGTGGCCACCTCGGACGATGACCAATCGGCCACCGGATCCGTCTACAGCTCACGGCCGGAAATTGCCGCCGCACTGACCGGGCAGATCAACGCCGGGCAGCGGTATTCGCAGAGCCTGGGCCAGGAGTTGCTCTACGTCTCGGTCCCGGTGCTCAGTGGTGAAAGTATCTCCGGTGCCGTCCGGCTGTCCTACCCGGCGTCCGTCGTCTCCGATCAGGTGGAAGGCCAGCTGCGGAGTATCTGGTCGGTGGCAGCAACGACAGTGCTGCTTGCAGGCATTCTGGCCTTCTTTATGGCGCGCGCCGTTACCCGGCGGCTCCAGCAGTTGCGGACTGCCACCGAGCTGCTGGCGGACGGTAACCTCGACACCCGTACCGAGGAAGGCGTCGGCGCGCCCGAGCTCAGGACACTGGCGGCGGCCTTCAACCGCATGGCAGACCGGCTGAAACACCTCCTCGAGCAACAACGGGGTTTCGCCTCCGACGCCTCGCACCAGCTCCGCACGCCGCTCACGGGACTGCGGCTCAGGCTCGAGAACGCCCTCGACGCCATCCCCACAGACCCCGGGGCCGCCAGGACCATGGTGGCGGCTTCCCTGGAAGAGACCTACCGGCTGCAACGGATCATCGACGGCCTGCTGCTGCTCAGCAGGGCCGAGGGGCAGTCCTTGGCTCCGGTCCGAATCAATCTCTCCGACGTCCTCCGGACCCGCAAGGAGCAATGGGATGACCTTGCCGAGGAGACCGGGGTCCGCATCAGTCTGGTGGCCCCGCCCGCGGCGCACATCCTGGTCCTGCCCGGGGCCGCCGAGCAGATTATCGACAACCTGATCGACAACGCGCTCGCCGTCGCCCCGGCAGGGTCTCAGGTCCAGCTGGTGGTTGCCCGAGGGGAACAGCCCGGCATCACCGAACTGCATGTGCTGGATGAGGGGCCGGGACTCTCCCCGGAAGACTGCCAACGGGCCTTCAACCGGTTCTGGCGAGGCACGGCCGGGAGCGAGGGCACCGGTCTTGGCCTTTCAGTCGTCCGGCAGCTGGCCCAGGCCAGCGGAGCCACAGCCGCGCTTGCGCCCAGAACACTCGAACCGGCGACGGGCGCTACGGGCCTGGACGCCTGCGTGAAGTTCAGGACATCCGCCTGA
- a CDS encoding response regulator transcription factor: MQILVVEDDDSVAAAVLEGLTRAGFRARHVGTGKQALDEVRAARPDFVLLDLGLPDMDGTDVCRAVRALTATPIIVVSARDEEIDRVLALELGADDYLVKPFGMRELIARIRAVARRTEERAPEGQGGSDSSREIGSVSVGSLSINQRSRRVLLGGVEVHLTAKEFELLSYLAADPGAVFQRREILSAVWDGDWYGTTKTVDAHVAAIRRKLGDPRWVEAVRGIGFRLGMPG, from the coding sequence ATGCAGATCTTGGTGGTGGAGGATGACGACTCAGTTGCCGCGGCGGTCCTTGAAGGCCTTACCCGTGCCGGTTTTCGAGCCCGGCACGTAGGCACGGGAAAGCAGGCCCTCGACGAGGTCCGGGCGGCCCGCCCGGATTTCGTCCTGCTGGACCTGGGACTGCCGGACATGGACGGAACCGACGTCTGCCGTGCCGTCCGCGCCCTGACCGCTACGCCAATCATTGTTGTCAGCGCCCGCGATGAAGAGATTGACAGGGTGCTGGCCCTGGAACTGGGCGCCGACGACTATCTGGTCAAGCCCTTCGGAATGCGGGAACTCATCGCGCGGATCAGAGCCGTGGCCCGCCGCACCGAAGAGCGGGCGCCGGAGGGCCAGGGGGGATCCGACAGCAGCCGGGAGATCGGCAGCGTGAGCGTAGGCAGCCTCAGCATCAACCAGCGCTCACGCCGGGTCCTCCTCGGTGGCGTCGAGGTTCACCTGACGGCTAAGGAGTTCGAACTGCTCTCTTACCTCGCTGCCGATCCGGGGGCGGTATTCCAGCGCCGGGAAATCCTCTCCGCGGTGTGGGACGGCGACTGGTACGGCACCACGAAGACAGTCGACGCCCACGTGGCGGCGATCCGCAGGAAACTCGGAGACCCGAGGTGGGTCGAGGCCGTGCGCGGGATTGGGTTCCGGCTCGGGATGCCTGGATGA
- a CDS encoding DoxX family protein, translated as MNQSTLTTTALTILRVVAGFIFAAHGWQKFNQFTIAGTQASFAKAGVPAPEIAAPVIATLELVGGIALIVGVLARIFAALLIPDMLGALVLVHAPAGIFASEGGYELVLILATAALVVVLAGPGRFSLDHALFGRSGSRLKVLA; from the coding sequence ATGAACCAGTCCACTCTGACCACCACAGCATTGACCATCCTGCGTGTAGTCGCCGGATTCATCTTCGCCGCCCATGGCTGGCAGAAGTTCAACCAGTTCACCATCGCCGGAACGCAGGCATCTTTCGCGAAAGCGGGTGTCCCGGCACCGGAAATCGCAGCCCCTGTCATTGCTACGCTCGAGCTGGTGGGCGGCATCGCCTTGATCGTCGGCGTGCTGGCCCGGATTTTCGCGGCCCTGCTCATCCCGGACATGCTCGGCGCCCTCGTCCTGGTCCATGCCCCGGCCGGCATCTTCGCCAGCGAGGGTGGGTACGAGCTCGTCCTCATTCTCGCCACCGCCGCATTGGTTGTGGTCCTCGCAGGGCCGGGCCGCTTCTCACTGGACCATGCCCTGTTCGGACGCAGCGGCTCCCGGCTGAAGGTCCTGGCTTAG
- the ychF gene encoding redox-regulated ATPase YchF, which yields MALTIGIVGLPNVGKSTLFNALTRNQVLAANYPFATIEPNVGVVNLPDPRLAKLASIFGSARLLPAPVSFVDIAGIVKGASEGEGLGNKFLANIREAEAIVQVVRVFDDPDVIHVDGKVNPRSDMETINTELILADLQTIENAIPRIEKEVKIKKREAAELAAIKAAQAVLERGDTIFASVKSDKLEMGHLKELSLLTAKPFIYVFNADEGILGNPEKQEELRAMVAPADAIFLDAKLESDLVELDEEEAREMLEMNGQDESGLDQLARVGFHTLGLQTYLTAGPKETRAWTIHQGDTAPQAAGVIHSDFQRGFIKAEVVSFDDLIEAGSMSEAKARGKVRIEGKEYVMADGDVVEFRFNV from the coding sequence GTGGCTCTTACTATCGGCATCGTCGGACTGCCCAACGTCGGCAAATCAACTCTTTTCAACGCACTGACCCGCAACCAGGTGCTCGCAGCGAACTACCCGTTCGCCACGATCGAGCCCAACGTCGGCGTCGTGAACCTGCCCGACCCCCGGCTTGCAAAGCTCGCCAGCATCTTCGGCTCAGCCCGGCTGCTGCCCGCTCCCGTGTCCTTCGTGGACATCGCCGGGATCGTCAAAGGCGCCTCGGAGGGTGAAGGCCTGGGAAACAAGTTCCTCGCGAACATCCGTGAGGCCGAGGCAATCGTCCAGGTGGTCCGGGTGTTCGACGACCCCGACGTCATCCACGTGGACGGCAAGGTGAATCCCCGCTCGGACATGGAGACCATCAACACCGAGCTGATCCTGGCCGACCTCCAGACGATCGAAAACGCGATTCCCCGGATCGAAAAAGAAGTCAAGATCAAGAAGCGCGAGGCCGCCGAGCTCGCTGCCATCAAGGCGGCGCAGGCGGTACTGGAGCGCGGCGACACCATCTTCGCCTCAGTCAAGAGCGACAAGCTGGAGATGGGGCACCTCAAGGAGCTCAGCCTCCTAACCGCCAAGCCCTTCATCTATGTCTTCAACGCCGATGAGGGAATCCTCGGCAACCCGGAAAAGCAGGAAGAACTGCGGGCCATGGTTGCCCCGGCCGACGCCATCTTCCTCGATGCAAAGCTCGAATCCGACCTCGTCGAACTGGACGAGGAGGAAGCCCGCGAGATGCTGGAAATGAACGGCCAGGACGAATCCGGCCTCGACCAGCTGGCGCGCGTCGGGTTCCACACCCTCGGACTCCAGACGTACCTCACGGCAGGACCCAAGGAGACCCGCGCGTGGACCATCCACCAGGGGGACACCGCCCCGCAGGCGGCGGGTGTGATCCACTCCGACTTCCAGCGCGGCTTCATCAAGGCCGAGGTGGTTTCCTTCGATGACCTGATCGAGGCGGGCTCGATGTCCGAGGCCAAGGCCCGCGGCAAGGTCCGGATCGAAGGCAAGGAATACGTCATGGCCGACGGCGACGTCGTAGAGTTCCGCTTCAACGTCTAG
- a CDS encoding DNA recombination protein RmuC: MDAFALILALLMLLVGAVAGAVAAYVFLRRRYQAVEQDFDGVSARLSEVNAQFAAADAERRLLAAQNRELGESRTQDGSVLRALAPVAEKLTAVQQQVSLLERDRLEQYGQLAQQLQEARLSDEQLLRSTHALESALRSNSARGQWGEVQLRRVVEAAGMLRHVDFHEQLHSAATDSSVRPDLVVQLPGAKQLVVDAKVPLAAYLEAQELGAAGQRTAQHGPNGQQVLLAAHAKALKTHVDALSNKKYWDIPGNSPELVVCFLPAESILAAALSADPALLDYALSKNVVLASPGTLLAVLKSVAFTWRQDVLTDSARELFELAHQLYERMGTLGENVTKLGTSLKTSVDRYNSMVGTLEARVLPTARKLNSLDAAGLTTPVSIEATPRSVAAPELQSAHEAAESAA; this comes from the coding sequence ATGGATGCTTTTGCACTGATTCTCGCCCTGCTCATGTTGCTCGTGGGCGCCGTTGCCGGCGCCGTTGCCGCCTACGTGTTCCTCCGCCGCCGTTATCAGGCCGTCGAACAGGACTTCGACGGCGTCTCGGCCCGGCTTTCCGAGGTGAACGCCCAGTTTGCGGCGGCCGACGCCGAGAGGCGCCTTCTCGCGGCGCAGAACCGGGAGCTCGGCGAATCTAGGACCCAGGATGGCAGTGTGCTGCGCGCGCTGGCCCCGGTGGCGGAGAAGCTCACGGCGGTGCAGCAGCAGGTTTCCCTGCTGGAGCGGGACCGGCTGGAGCAGTATGGGCAGTTGGCCCAGCAGTTGCAGGAAGCCCGGCTCTCGGACGAGCAGTTGTTGCGCTCGACGCACGCCCTGGAGTCGGCGTTGCGGTCCAACAGCGCCCGGGGCCAGTGGGGCGAAGTCCAGTTGCGCCGCGTCGTTGAAGCGGCCGGGATGCTGCGGCATGTCGATTTCCATGAACAGCTGCACAGCGCAGCCACGGACAGCAGCGTCCGGCCGGACCTCGTCGTGCAGCTTCCCGGGGCGAAGCAGCTGGTGGTGGACGCCAAAGTTCCGCTGGCCGCGTATCTGGAGGCCCAGGAGCTCGGTGCCGCCGGGCAGCGCACCGCGCAGCACGGACCCAACGGGCAGCAGGTTCTGCTCGCGGCCCATGCGAAGGCCCTCAAGACCCACGTGGACGCGCTGAGCAACAAGAAGTACTGGGACATCCCGGGCAACTCCCCGGAGCTGGTGGTGTGCTTCCTGCCGGCGGAGTCGATCCTGGCGGCGGCACTATCGGCGGACCCGGCCTTGCTGGACTATGCGCTGTCGAAGAACGTGGTCCTCGCCTCGCCCGGAACCCTGCTGGCGGTCCTGAAATCGGTCGCGTTCACCTGGCGTCAGGACGTGCTGACTGACAGCGCCCGGGAACTCTTCGAGCTCGCCCACCAGCTCTATGAGCGGATGGGCACGCTGGGCGAGAACGTCACCAAACTCGGCACTTCGCTGAAGACCTCGGTGGACCGCTACAACTCCATGGTCGGCACGCTGGAGGCGAGGGTCCTGCCGACGGCCAGGAAGCTTAACTCCCTCGACGCTGCGGGGCTCACCACCCCGGTGTCCATCGAGGCCACGCCGCGCTCGGTGGCGGCCCCGGAACTGCAGTCAGCGCACGAAGCCGCGGAGTCCGCCGCCTAG